The proteins below come from a single Verrucomicrobiota bacterium genomic window:
- a CDS encoding FeoA family protein produces MNTFLHQIHKGKVAKILHIDDAFPHSKRLRALGLHEGLEVEVLTDGDPVIICLHGTRVGFRRDLLEKVSVTPLDTRACQCPERRKPTRKKDNTLSNIQKNVSHSIRKGCKSVWDSIAKA; encoded by the coding sequence GTGAATACATTCCTTCATCAAATCCATAAGGGCAAAGTCGCAAAAATTTTGCATATCGATGATGCATTCCCCCATTCAAAACGCCTCCGGGCCCTCGGGCTCCATGAAGGCCTCGAAGTCGAGGTCCTCACCGATGGTGACCCTGTCATCATTTGTTTACATGGCACACGTGTGGGATTTCGCCGTGACTTGCTCGAAAAGGTGTCTGTGACTCCCCTAGACACACGCGCTTGCCAATGCCCGGAGCGTCGTAAACCCACCCGCAAAAAAGATAACACTCTCAGTAACATTCAAAAAAACGTCTCACACTCCATCCGAAAGGGTTGCAAATCCGTCTGGGACTCCATCGCCAAAGCATGA
- a CDS encoding FeoA family protein, which translates to MKTLNQLATGQIAQITHIDATNQTAQRLMAMGVLPGSTVEIVQVAPLGDPMNISIAGRRLSLRKADAQCIQIK; encoded by the coding sequence ATGAAAACACTGAATCAACTTGCCACCGGGCAAATTGCGCAAATCACCCATATCGATGCGACGAATCAAACCGCCCAACGCCTCATGGCCATGGGGGTACTGCCCGGCAGCACTGTCGAGATCGTGCAAGTCGCCCCGCTAGGAGACCCGATGAATATCTCGATTGCCGGACGCCGCCTGAGCTTGCGCAAAGCTGACGCCCAGTGCATTCAAATCAAGTAA
- the feoB gene encoding ferrous iron transport protein B has protein sequence MITQEKALYNIVIIGNPNTGKSTLFNRLTGVRQRTGNYPGVTVEKKSGEFSFEGTSFNVTDVPGTYSLAASSSDERIAVDALTGHIPGLARPDCVICVADATNLVRNLFLFSQIADISIPTILVLNMMDAAGDQGLKIDTALLSERLGGIPVIPVVARKGTGIDDLKKSIKGICSHPVIPAQIVWPDCVNIASDVVAKQIAQHSLPALSPSELRRVVFDSGSSILDRAGFPPAEKQKCLDNARASLVHAGYNPLATEALIRYEHLNALTRDAIIHPEEPVAQKSESIDRLLTHRVWGLLIFIGMMYLVFQSIYSWAGPLMDVIDAGTGWVSAQVAPFLDQTPALQSLVTNGIIGGVGSVLIFLPQILILFFFISLLEDTGYMARAAFLMDKLFSWCGLNGRCFVPLLSSYACAIPGILSTRTIEDPKARLTTILIAPLMSCSARLPVYVLLIGAFVEPVYGPTWAALTLFAMHFIGILIALPLAFLLNKFVLKTPPQPFVLE, from the coding sequence ATGATCACCCAAGAAAAAGCCCTTTATAATATTGTCATCATCGGAAACCCGAATACCGGCAAGAGCACCCTCTTTAACCGCCTCACCGGAGTGCGCCAACGTACGGGGAATTATCCCGGCGTGACCGTGGAGAAAAAATCGGGGGAATTCTCTTTTGAAGGCACCTCCTTTAACGTGACGGATGTCCCGGGCACCTATAGCCTGGCCGCTTCTTCCTCGGATGAACGGATCGCCGTCGATGCATTAACGGGGCATATCCCTGGGCTGGCGAGACCCGATTGCGTCATCTGCGTCGCCGATGCTACGAATCTCGTGCGGAATTTATTCCTCTTTTCCCAGATCGCCGATATCAGTATCCCCACGATCCTCGTGCTGAATATGATGGATGCCGCCGGGGACCAGGGATTAAAGATCGACACAGCACTCCTCTCCGAAAGGCTCGGGGGCATCCCGGTGATTCCCGTCGTGGCCCGGAAAGGCACTGGCATTGATGATCTGAAAAAATCTATCAAAGGTATCTGCTCCCATCCGGTCATACCTGCGCAAATCGTCTGGCCCGACTGTGTGAATATCGCCAGTGATGTCGTCGCCAAACAAATCGCCCAGCATAGTTTACCCGCCCTGTCCCCCTCCGAGCTGCGCCGGGTCGTCTTTGATTCGGGCTCATCCATCCTCGACCGGGCGGGATTCCCCCCGGCTGAAAAACAAAAATGCCTGGATAACGCACGCGCTTCCTTGGTCCATGCCGGATATAATCCCCTCGCTACGGAGGCCCTCATCCGTTACGAGCACCTGAATGCCCTCACCCGTGATGCCATCATCCACCCTGAGGAGCCCGTCGCCCAAAAGTCCGAGTCCATCGACCGCCTACTCACGCACCGGGTCTGGGGCCTTTTGATTTTTATCGGGATGATGTACCTAGTTTTCCAGTCCATCTACAGCTGGGCTGGACCCCTCATGGACGTCATCGATGCCGGGACAGGCTGGGTCAGTGCCCAAGTCGCCCCCTTCCTCGATCAAACCCCGGCACTCCAGAGCCTCGTGACCAATGGCATCATCGGCGGGGTAGGCTCCGTCCTGATTTTCCTCCCCCAGATCCTGATCCTCTTTTTCTTTATCTCCCTGCTCGAAGACACCGGGTACATGGCCCGCGCGGCATTCCTCATGGATAAACTCTTTAGCTGGTGCGGACTCAATGGCCGCTGTTTTGTCCCTTTACTCTCCAGCTACGCATGCGCGATACCGGGCATCCTCTCGACCCGCACGATCGAGGATCCTAAAGCCCGCCTGACGACCATCCTCATCGCCCCACTCATGAGCTGCTCCGCACGCCTCCCTGTTTACGTCCTTCTTATCGGGGCCTTTGTCGAGCCCGTCTATGGCCCGACCTGGGCGGCCCTCACCCTCTTTGCCATGCATTTCATCGGTATCCTCATTGCCCTCCCCTTAGCATTTCTCCTAAATAAATTTGTCCTCAAAACCCCACCCCAGCCTTTCGTGCTGGAG